The proteins below are encoded in one region of Patescibacteria group bacterium:
- the holA gene encoding DNA polymerase III subunit delta, which produces MIILVHGEDTFRSLKRLKHLKDAFIEKYNSSGFNVVQLDGAETTLEKFRSVSFTGGLLDSKRLIVIKNLISGGNAELVDGVSEILKEKKFPEDNVLIVWEGVIEEKGKAKIKGGAKTKKLLLAQLKKEREEVFPLLSNSQLSTWIQTEVKDRGGKIERSAVEELVAKVGTDLWQMDSEIEKLVNYVGDQIITAKQVEEFVKSKYDENIFHLTDALGQKNKEQALRLVRDQLALGTEPLQLLSKFIWQFRNLILINEMLGANKTQKEIADTLKLHPFVVQKTVPQAKRFTAGQLKFIYQKLADIDFELKNSQTKPELLFDLMVMDVCK; this is translated from the coding sequence ATGATAATATTAGTTCACGGCGAAGATACTTTCCGTTCGCTGAAACGTCTGAAACATTTAAAGGATGCATTTATTGAAAAATACAATTCATCCGGTTTTAATGTGGTTCAGCTTGACGGCGCGGAAACAACTTTAGAAAAATTCCGGTCCGTTAGTTTTACCGGCGGGTTATTGGACAGTAAACGGCTGATTGTGATTAAGAATCTGATCTCTGGAGGTAATGCAGAATTAGTTGATGGCGTATCAGAGATATTGAAAGAAAAAAAATTTCCTGAAGATAATGTATTAATTGTCTGGGAGGGTGTTATTGAAGAAAAAGGGAAGGCTAAAATCAAAGGCGGAGCCAAGACCAAAAAATTACTGCTTGCGCAGTTAAAAAAAGAGCGGGAAGAAGTATTCCCATTGCTTTCGAACAGCCAGCTTTCTACCTGGATTCAAACTGAAGTAAAGGACCGGGGCGGTAAAATTGAGAGAAGCGCTGTGGAAGAACTGGTCGCTAAAGTAGGAACAGATCTTTGGCAGATGGACAGCGAGATTGAAAAACTGGTCAACTATGTCGGTGATCAGATTATTACCGCAAAGCAAGTGGAAGAATTTGTAAAATCAAAATATGATGAAAATATTTTCCATCTGACGGATGCTCTGGGACAGAAGAATAAAGAACAGGCACTGCGTCTGGTGCGTGACCAGCTGGCGCTGGGGACTGAACCGCTTCAGTTACTTTCTAAATTTATATGGCAATTCAGAAATTTAATTCTGATCAACGAAATGCTGGGAGCGAATAAAACGCAAAAAGAAATCGCTGATACATTAAAACTGCATCCATTTGTAGTTCAGAAAACTGTTCCGCAGGCGAAAAGATTCACGGCCGGTCAATTGAAATTTATTTATCAAAAATTGGCGGATATTGATTTTGAACTGAAAAATTCACAAACCAAACCGGAATTGCTGTTTGATTTGATGGTAATGGATGTTTGTAAATAA
- the polA gene encoding DNA polymerase I, which translates to MKAAQKKIVIIDGNALIHRAFHALPPLQKKDGTLVNAVYGFTTILLRVLKEIDPEYVAVTFDLKGPTFRHKEYKEYKATRIKQPDELYNQIPIIKDLVRAFNMPIYEEEGFEADDVIGTITRNKTITDNQIKSVIVTGDMDALQLVNSNTEVYTMKKGIADTVTYDRRAVKEKFDGLEPEQMIDYKALRGDPSDNIPGVKGIGEKGAIALLKEFDTIEKIYASLDKEDKQSKTISERNQKLLLEYKDDALMSKMLATIITDVPFEFDLEKCKAGNYNREKIVAILQDLEFKSLLNKIPFTETQGKIDLFSKKSAESEIKFDKNFEYHLVDTSEKFDKFFKELSEQKEFAVDTETTGLNTFDTELLGISFCWKEGYAFYVLPKKEFLKKLKPILENEGIKKFGHNIKFDMEVLTQYGIFIKGVAFDTMIAAYLLNSGSRQLKLDSVVFSELGHEMIPIEALIGKKGKDQKTLKDVPIENVSYYAAEDADFTYRLVEPLKKQLDEKVNLGLFEKIEMPLVPVLAEMERDGIIVDSAFLKKMSVVFTKEIANLKVKIYKLAGSEFNISSPLQLKKILFEDLGVSTDNIKKTKTGFSTAESELEKMRDLHPIIDLISQYREYTKLQSTYIDALPELINKKTGRVHTSFNQTVAATGRLSSSDPNLQNIPIRTEMGREIRKAFVANKGYSILAIDYSQIELRIVASLANDKKAIEIFNAGEDIHKSTAAEINGVPLEQVTKEMRYAAKEVNFGILYGMGAYGLAWRAHIDRDKARDFIEKYFKSFKGVKEYLDSTKTLARTLGYVETLFGRRRYLPEINSGVPMIRNSAERMAVNMPVQGTAADLIKIAMIEVQKKLKNMEGNEDGKLVKMILQVHDELVFEVRDDMLEKMAKMIKIIMETVYKLKVPIIAEAKSGKNWGDLTELKV; encoded by the coding sequence ATGAAAGCTGCGCAAAAGAAGATAGTTATTATAGACGGGAATGCCCTGATCCACAGGGCTTTTCATGCATTACCTCCATTGCAGAAAAAGGACGGTACTTTAGTGAACGCAGTGTATGGGTTTACCACAATTTTACTTAGAGTATTAAAGGAGATAGATCCGGAATATGTGGCCGTTACTTTTGACCTGAAAGGGCCGACTTTCCGCCATAAGGAATATAAAGAATACAAAGCTACCCGCATTAAACAACCCGACGAGCTCTATAACCAGATTCCGATTATTAAAGATCTTGTGAGGGCTTTTAATATGCCAATTTATGAAGAGGAGGGCTTTGAAGCGGATGATGTGATCGGCACGATTACCAGGAACAAAACAATCACTGACAATCAGATTAAATCAGTTATTGTTACGGGAGATATGGATGCTCTACAACTTGTGAACAGTAATACAGAAGTCTATACGATGAAAAAAGGCATTGCCGATACAGTTACCTATGACCGGAGGGCAGTCAAAGAAAAATTCGACGGACTAGAACCAGAGCAGATGATTGATTACAAGGCTTTGCGCGGGGATCCATCGGATAACATTCCGGGCGTGAAAGGAATTGGTGAAAAAGGGGCGATCGCATTACTCAAGGAATTTGACACAATCGAAAAGATTTATGCATCACTTGATAAAGAGGACAAACAAAGTAAAACTATTTCCGAAAGGAATCAGAAACTTCTCCTAGAGTACAAGGATGACGCGCTAATGAGTAAAATGCTGGCAACGATTATTACCGATGTACCATTTGAATTTGATTTGGAAAAATGCAAAGCGGGGAATTATAACCGGGAAAAGATCGTGGCTATTCTGCAGGATTTGGAATTCAAAAGTCTTTTGAATAAAATCCCATTTACCGAAACACAAGGCAAAATTGATTTATTTTCCAAAAAATCAGCTGAGTCAGAAATAAAGTTTGATAAAAATTTTGAGTATCATCTAGTAGATACATCGGAAAAGTTTGATAAATTTTTCAAAGAGCTTTCCGAGCAGAAAGAGTTTGCCGTGGATACAGAAACCACCGGATTAAATACCTTTGATACCGAGCTTTTGGGGATCAGCTTCTGCTGGAAGGAAGGATATGCTTTTTATGTACTACCAAAAAAGGAATTTCTTAAAAAACTAAAGCCAATTTTAGAAAATGAAGGGATAAAAAAGTTCGGACACAACATCAAATTTGATATGGAAGTTTTGACTCAGTATGGAATTTTCATTAAGGGTGTTGCTTTTGACACGATGATTGCTGCCTACCTGCTCAATTCCGGTTCCCGTCAGCTGAAACTGGATAGTGTGGTGTTCTCTGAGCTGGGTCACGAGATGATTCCGATTGAAGCGCTGATTGGGAAGAAGGGTAAAGATCAAAAGACTCTGAAAGACGTACCGATTGAAAATGTTTCTTACTATGCCGCAGAAGATGCCGACTTCACTTATCGTTTGGTAGAACCGCTGAAAAAACAGTTGGATGAAAAGGTGAATTTGGGACTATTTGAAAAAATCGAAATGCCACTCGTTCCAGTGTTAGCAGAAATGGAAAGAGACGGGATTATCGTGGACTCCGCTTTCCTGAAGAAGATGTCCGTGGTATTTACCAAGGAAATAGCTAATCTGAAAGTGAAAATCTATAAACTGGCCGGCAGTGAGTTTAATATCAGCTCGCCCTTGCAGCTCAAGAAGATATTATTTGAAGACCTGGGTGTTTCGACTGACAATATTAAAAAAACCAAAACGGGTTTTTCCACAGCAGAAAGCGAGCTGGAAAAAATGCGTGATTTGCATCCGATTATTGATCTGATTTCCCAATACCGTGAATACACTAAACTGCAGTCAACCTATATTGATGCCCTGCCCGAATTAATCAATAAGAAGACCGGTAGAGTGCATACCAGTTTTAACCAGACAGTTGCCGCAACCGGGCGCCTTTCCTCATCTGATCCTAACTTACAGAACATTCCGATCCGCACGGAAATGGGCAGAGAAATCAGAAAAGCATTTGTAGCGAACAAGGGATATAGCATTCTGGCGATTGACTATTCACAGATTGAGTTAAGAATTGTGGCGTCGCTGGCTAATGATAAAAAAGCGATTGAAATATTTAATGCCGGTGAAGATATCCATAAAAGTACCGCGGCAGAGATCAATGGCGTGCCACTTGAGCAAGTTACAAAAGAAATGCGCTATGCCGCCAAGGAAGTAAATTTCGGGATTCTCTACGGCATGGGAGCATACGGTCTGGCTTGGCGCGCCCACATCGACCGGGACAAGGCCAGGGATTTTATTGAAAAATATTTTAAGAGTTTCAAAGGAGTTAAGGAATATCTGGATAGCACAAAAACACTGGCAAGGACGCTTGGTTATGTGGAGACACTGTTCGGCCGGCGCAGATATCTGCCCGAAATTAATTCCGGAGTGCCGATGATCAGGAATTCGGCGGAACGCATGGCGGTCAATATGCCGGTCCAGGGCACCGCGGCGGATCTGATCAAGATTGCCATGATTGAAGTGCAAAAAAAGTTGAAAAATATGGAAGGAAACGAAGATGGGAAACTGGTAAAAATGATTTTGCAGGTTCACGATGAGTTAGTATTTGAAGTGCGGGATGATATGCTGGAAAAAATGGCCAAGATGATCAAAATAATTATGGAAACAGTGTATAAATTAAAAGTCCCGATAATCGCGGAAGCCAAGTCCGGTAAAAATTGGGGGGATTTAACAGAATTAAAAGTTTAA
- the rpsT gene encoding 30S ribosomal protein S20, which translates to MPIKKAGIKALRQSKKHRIRNVSAKNSLKDLTKKTEKSLLSGKKEESKELVQKTIKALAKAAKTNLIKKNTASRRKSRLMKKLNKLK; encoded by the coding sequence ATGCCAATTAAAAAAGCCGGTATCAAGGCTCTAAGACAGTCGAAGAAACACCGGATCCGAAACGTTTCGGCAAAAAACAGCTTGAAGGATCTTACTAAGAAAACGGAAAAATCATTGTTATCCGGAAAAAAAGAAGAATCAAAAGAGCTGGTTCAAAAAACCATCAAAGCACTGGCCAAAGCAGCTAAGACCAATCTGATCAAAAAGAACACTGCTTCCCGAAGGAAATCAAGACTGATGAAAAAACTGAACAAATTAAAATAA